The nucleotide window CTGGGTCGGCGAAGGCCGCTGGAGCGCCGACGATCTCGCTGCCGCTTTAGCCGCCCGCAACCGCGCCGCCTGCGGCCCCGTCGCCCCGCCGGAGGGGCTGTATCTGGTGCGGGTGGAGTACTAGTGACCCCAATCCCGGGTTGTTTTCGATGTTTTTGCCTGGCCAGCAACTGGATCACACAAAATACCTGTCCAACAGGCCCCGATAGATCCGCGTTAACTTCTCCAGATCCGACACCGGCGTGCGTTCGTCGATCTGATGCATGGTCTGGCCGACCAGCCCGAACTCGATCACCGGGCAGTAGCTCGAAATGAAGCGCGCGTCCGAGGTGCCGCCGGAAGTCGAGAGCTCAGGCTTGCGTCCGGTGACTTGCTCGATCGCGCTCACCGCGAGATCGGTGAACGCGCCCGGCTTCGTCACGAAGACGTTGGAGTTGGAATATTCCCACACGATGCGGGCGCGGATGCGGTTGCCGCAGGCCTTTACCAGCCGCTCCTCGACCAGCGCGCGCAGCGTCTCCTGGGTGTGGTTGTCGTTATAGCGGATATTGAACTTTGCGCGCGCCTGGCCCGGAATCACGTTGCTGGCGGTATTGCCGACATCGACGGAAGTGAATTCGAGGTTCGACGCCTGGAATTGCGCGCTGCCATGGTCGAGCGGTTCGTCGGAGAGCGCCACGATGAGCCGTGAAATGTCCGGCACCGGGTTCGATGCACGGTGCGGATAGGCAACGTGGCCCTGCACGCCGTCGACATAGAGCGTGCCGGACTGCGAGCCGCGGCGGCCGATCTTGATGCAGTCGCCGAGCACTTCGACATTGCTGGGCTCGCCGAGTACGCAGTGATCGAATTTTTCGCCGCGCTCGGCGCACCACTTCAATAGTTTGACGGTGCCGTTGACGGAAATGTCTTCTTCGTCGCCGGTGATCAGAAACGAGATCGAACCCCGGCCGTCTTTTTGCGGCTTGCCGCCGTTATCAGCGAGATATTGCAATACGGCTGCGACGCAGCAGGCGATGCCGCCCTTCATGTCGACGGCACCGCGGCCATAGAGGAAACCGTCCTTGACCTCACCGGAGAACGCGCCGTGCGTCCACGCGGCCTCGTCGCCGGGAGGCACCACGTCGGTATGGCCGGCAAAGGTGATATGCGGCGCCTCGGTGCCGATCCGGGCATAGAGATTATCGATATCGGCGGTGCCTGGCTCGCCGAAGGTGACGCGATGCACCTCGAAGCCGGCGTCCTTCAGCAGGCGTTCGAGGACGCCGAGCGCACCGGCATCGGCAGGGGTGACGGAAGGGCAGCGGACGAGGTCGCGGGTTATAGAAACGGCGTCATTCATGCCCCGGCTTAACATGCCAAACCGGCG belongs to Bradyrhizobium icense and includes:
- the dapE gene encoding succinyl-diaminopimelate desuccinylase, encoding MNDAVSITRDLVRCPSVTPADAGALGVLERLLKDAGFEVHRVTFGEPGTADIDNLYARIGTEAPHITFAGHTDVVPPGDEAAWTHGAFSGEVKDGFLYGRGAVDMKGGIACCVAAVLQYLADNGGKPQKDGRGSISFLITGDEEDISVNGTVKLLKWCAERGEKFDHCVLGEPSNVEVLGDCIKIGRRGSQSGTLYVDGVQGHVAYPHRASNPVPDISRLIVALSDEPLDHGSAQFQASNLEFTSVDVGNTASNVIPGQARAKFNIRYNDNHTQETLRALVEERLVKACGNRIRARIVWEYSNSNVFVTKPGAFTDLAVSAIEQVTGRKPELSTSGGTSDARFISSYCPVIEFGLVGQTMHQIDERTPVSDLEKLTRIYRGLLDRYFV